Proteins co-encoded in one uncultured Draconibacterium sp. genomic window:
- the cas1 gene encoding type II CRISPR-associated endonuclease Cas1: MIKRTLFISNPYYLSLKNKQLQVSERGGMVLKTAPVEDIGFLVLDHPQISFSMKLVEELSEYNVATVFCDSKHMPSSMLLPLDAHHIQSELFRAQVAASEPLKKNLWKQTIEAKIKNQARLLDKLGKKSLQLKNIAQAVKSGDSDNREGFAARIYWTALLGKEFIRDRYGEPPNNFLNYGYILLRSAVARALAGSGLLATLGIHHRNRYNAFCLADDIMEPYRPYVDEIAYDLDEKYPGTFALEKEHKAELLQLMATDVKIGENKRPLMIALSQTTASLSRCFNGEQRKIDYPIFG, translated from the coding sequence ATGATAAAACGTACGTTATTCATTTCCAACCCCTATTACCTCTCGTTAAAAAACAAACAATTGCAGGTGAGCGAGCGGGGAGGGATGGTGCTAAAAACCGCGCCGGTTGAAGACATTGGCTTTCTGGTGCTCGATCATCCGCAAATTTCATTTTCTATGAAACTGGTGGAAGAACTGAGCGAATACAACGTGGCAACCGTTTTTTGCGACAGTAAACACATGCCATCGTCGATGTTGCTGCCGCTTGACGCTCACCATATTCAAAGTGAACTGTTCAGGGCACAGGTGGCTGCATCGGAACCACTAAAGAAAAACCTGTGGAAACAAACCATTGAGGCTAAAATTAAAAATCAGGCCCGTTTGCTCGATAAACTGGGCAAAAAAAGCCTTCAGCTAAAAAACATTGCGCAGGCAGTAAAAAGCGGCGACAGCGATAACCGCGAGGGTTTTGCGGCACGTATTTACTGGACTGCCTTGCTGGGAAAGGAGTTTATTCGCGATCGCTATGGCGAACCGCCCAACAATTTCCTGAATTATGGCTATATCCTTCTGCGCTCGGCTGTGGCACGTGCTTTGGCCGGGTCGGGATTACTGGCCACACTCGGCATTCATCACCGAAACCGTTATAATGCCTTTTGCCTGGCCGACGATATTATGGAACCTTACCGCCCCTATGTTGATGAAATTGCTTACGATCTGGATGAAAAATACCCCGGAACTTTTGCTCTGGAGAAGGAACATAAAGCCGAGCTTTTACAGCTTATGGCTACCGATGTGAAAATAGGGGAGAACAAACGCCCGCTGATGATTGCCCTGTCGCAAACCACGGCCTCGCTTTCTCGTTGCTTCAATGGCGAACAACGTAAAATCGATTATCCGATTTTTGGATGA
- the cas2 gene encoding CRISPR-associated endonuclease Cas2, which produces MWLFVFFDLPVTTKKERRLATRFRKDLMKDGFSMMQFSVYNRHCASKESAEVHIKRIKSFIPEHGQVSILTVTDKQYGNIVNVWGNKSSPLPEGPKQLEMF; this is translated from the coding sequence ATGTGGTTATTTGTTTTTTTCGACCTCCCGGTTACTACCAAAAAGGAGCGCCGCCTGGCAACCCGTTTTCGGAAAGATTTGATGAAAGACGGTTTTAGTATGATGCAGTTTTCGGTATACAACCGCCATTGTGCCAGTAAAGAAAGTGCCGAAGTACACATAAAACGAATAAAAAGTTTTATTCCTGAACATGGGCAGGTAAGTATCCTTACCGTTACCGATAAACAATACGGCAACATTGTTAATGTATGGGGAAATAAATCGAGCCCCTTACCCGAAGGCCCCAAACAACTCGAAATGTTTTAG